The segment AGTATCCTTCCTCCTGTCCCATGGCCTCGGTAATCCGATCCAACTGCTGCATCGCAACAGGCCGGTGCCCGCGAAGGATATTGCTGAGTGTCCCGGAATGAAGCTGAGAACGCTTGGCGAATTCAGTAATAGTCAATTCCTCCTGCCGCAAATACTCCTCCAGTTCCGATAATATCGTAGTCGTTGCCTGCAAGTCCTAACCACCCTTCCTCTTCATTTTGTGATTTATAGAATAAAATTCCTTTTATGTTATACAAAATATACCAGTGGTCGATTCGATTTTCAAGTACTATTTATGTATTTTTCCTAAACTTTAAATTTTTGGCATTAGGGTTGCCATTATTGATACAATGGCCATCCCCCACACTTTCATGAATAGAGTAATGCATAGTTTCGGACGCAAAAAAAAGACCTTGAGGATTCACTCAAGGCCTAAGAAAATGCTCACATCGAATAACCCAATATAATATCCCCGTTATCTTCAAACTCCCCCGTCTCGGTGAATCCCACATCCTTATAGAGCTTATTGGCCGTTAGATTATGCGGAATATGCGATACCCTAATCTGTTTGCAGTCCTCGCGGCTACTCAGCATCTTAATGACTTCTTTAATAGCCGATTTCCCATAACCTTGTCCCTGATATCTCCCGTCAATCATAAATCGCAGAATCCAATAGTAGCCGTCTGTATATCTTTCATTATCAAAAAGGATAAATCCGACCATCCTTCCTTCAGCAAAAATACCGTAGGGTATCGATGTGGGCTCATTTACCGCATGCACAAGGGAATCTGCATTACTTGCCACCAAGTCCAACTGCTCCGTGCTCACGCTCAATTGAGTACATTCGTGTTCCAGCTCGGGGGTAATCTTATGTAATTCAACAATAGTCAAAGTGTTCACAACCTTCATTATGAATTGATCTTCAGTCAAGCTGAATGGTATAGATGATCTCCCCATCCTGGTTCAAGCGCTGCTCGCTGGTGAATCCTAATCCTTCATACAGCTTCTGTGCTACTGAATTCTCTTGTTCCACCGTTAAGGATATTAGGCTGCACTTCGGATGAACTTCTTTAATGAACTTAATGATTTCTATCATTGCTTGTTTCCCGTAGCCTTTTCGTTGGTGCCTGTGGTCAATCTGAAACCCGCCAATCCAGTAATTATCTGAGCTTCCGGGAGTAAATGAAAGATAGAAGAATCCGATAATTTCGCCATCAATGGACAGAATATACGGATCTAACGCTTCATCCCACGGCTTGATATAGGCATATGCTAGCGACTCCATCACTGAAGGAACGAAGTGCCTATGCTCTTTACAGACAGATATCTCTAGAGCTTCTTCCCAATTCTGGGCGTTGACAGGTTGGATAACGATTGGTTTCATGTTTTCTCCTTATAATCCAGAAAGTTAGAATAACCCTTATCTTACCACAATTTAGAAGTTGTAAGCGAACATGGAGCGGGTTATCTCTGAGTTGGCCGTAATTCCGTCTCTGCCCCTGTATCCCTCACTCCTCCAACCCCCGCACCCTCCCCCCCGCCTCCCCATACTCCTGAATAATCAGGCTGCCGCCGCTGGTCTTCCATTTCTCAACCTCTCCGGCGAAGCCGGCGGCGTCGATATTACCGAGAATATAATTGTAGGTGGCATCCACGATGATGGCAGACAGCTCGGCGTTCTTCTCGTCATAGGTCGGAGAGGTGAGTGACACGGTGGGGTCATCGACGAGAAACTGCTCGTTATCCCGGCTGAGCTGGTCGGCCAGGGCGGTGAGCTGCTCCTTTTGTGCAACCTCCTTGATATGGGTATTGCCTACATCAGCGATCATCAGGGAATTGAGCGGATTGACCTCATACACCCGCAGCTGGGACGTTTCTTCCGGAAGAATCACTTTGCCGTATACATCCAGCTTATAGTGGCGGCCCTCGAAGCCGTAAGCCATCAGGTTGGCTACATCCTCATCCATCGTGCGGTCGAAGAATCCAAGCACCTGCTTCAGCTCCTGCTCGGTAGCAATGGCTTTACGTGAAAAGAGGTACAAGCCGTTGTACTTGGGTATGGACCATACCTTATATCCGTCCGGCCCTTTAATCCGGTTAATCAGCGTCAGCTCTGCCTTGGGGTTGATCGCCTTGGCCTCAATAGAGAGCCGCTGCACATCCGTCATGCTCCCGATGAAGATCCCGGCCGTTCCCCGGATGAATTTGTCCCGCTGCACTTCCTTGCTGGTCAGGGCGAAATCCTGGTTAATGATCCCCTCCTTGTATAATTTGCGCATGAAGTTCATCGTGTCCATATATTCAGGGGTGGCGAATTCCGGGATGAACTGTCCATCTTCGATTTTCCAGTTATTCGGCGTGCCGAAATAGGAGCTTAACGTCTTGAATACCCCGTACACCAGATCGTTGCGGTCCACCAGTCCAAGGGTGTCTGCCTTGCCGTTGCCGTCCGGGTCATTGATGGTGAATTGCTTCATCACCTCATACAGCTCCTCCAGCGTTCCGGGGGGACTGAGGTGCAGCTTATCCAGCCAGTCCTTGCGGATAATAATGCCCTGCCGGGAAGCCGGTCTTTCGGTATACAGGCCATAGATTCCCCCGTCCACCGAGGTCTGCTTAAGAATCGCCGCATTCAACTGACTGAGATTCGGAAATTCTGCCAGATAGGGACCAATCTCCCAAAAAGCGCCCGAGCGGATCATATTCTTGACCGGATTATAATCGGTGAATTTCACGAACGTTACTTTGCCGAGGGAGCCGGTGGTCAGTGCGGTATTCATTTTGTCCGTGTAGACGCCCTCCGGCACCCAGGTAATATCAAGCTGAGTCCCGGTCAGTCTCTCAATCTCGGCGATCAGCTCCGCTGAAGGCGTCTGCGGAAAATGCAGCGGTGCCAGAATCGAGATCGGTGCCGGTACACCCGCTGAATCGGAACGCCCAGACTTATCCCCGCTGCAAGCGCTTAACATAATGAACGATAAGAATAGGATGAAGCACCCTGCAAGAGCTTTCTTCCTGCCCGTTAACCGGTTGAACATTCCATAACCCCCTGAAGCGTAATATTTATCTGCCTTAGAAGCCTATCTATTGAATAATGTAGCTTATGTATGAATGATTAGAGAAAATGATTATTGCGGCACCAGATGATTATTGTTATTATCCTTCGTGATGCATACACTTAAGACAGTGATTTCCTATTTCATGCAAAGGTGCTGAACGCTGTTGAAACATCTTAGCTTTCTCAGTAAATTAACTATGTTCGCGTTCGCCATCAGCATCCTGCCGGTGCTGTTTATTGGTTCGTTCTCCTATTTCACATCCTCCAGTGAAATTCAAAAAAATGTTAACGAAAGCAAAAAGGAGCTCATTTTACAAATTACCTCAAATGTAGAGCATAAGCTGAATACTGTCAACCAGACCTTGAACCAGGTCGTGAACTCTTCGGTGCTGAAGAAGGCGCTGAACAACCCGCTTAGTGAAAACGATTTCATTTTATATAACGACATCCGCAATGAGATCCGCAATATGCAGTCCTTCGATACGAAGCTGGAGGATGTCATCCTGCTCAATCAGCGCCAGAACTGGATGATCAAGAATTCCGGGCTCTACCGGCTGAATGAATACCGCAATTACGAGCAGCTGACGAATCTGCTGAATGTGGAAGGCAGCTCTTCTTGGGTGCTGAACCCCTCCTCCCTGTTCTACAGTGAAGAGAGCATTAACGTGACCGGCTGCAATTACAGCATCAGCCTGATTAAGAAGCTGCCGGTGACCAAGCTGCAGAAATACGGACTGGCTCTGGCCAATATTCCGGCCTGCAGTCTTCAGGACTTCATTAATCCCGATATGCAGCCGCTGGACAGTATTATGGTGCTGGACAAGAGCGGACGGATTCTGCTGCATTCAGACCGCAAGCTGATCGGAGAGCCTGCCGCAGCGGCCGGGTTCACGGGATTCGAGCAGATCGCCGCTGCCACTGAGCCATCGGGACAATTCAAGACCAAGCTTAATGAAGCCGATTACTCGATCACCTATATGCGTTCCCAGTTGAACGGCTGGATCTATCTGTCGGCCACCTCCATCAAGAGTCTGACCCGCGAATCCGGCAAAATCGGCACTTACACGGTATTTGTCTGCACGTTCATGCTGCTCTTGTCTGTGCTGCTTGCCTGGCTAGGCTCCCGGCGCATGTACACCCCCATCGAACGGCTGCTGACCCAGATTGGACTGCGCCGTCCCGGTCTGCGGGCAGGGCGTACGGATGAATTCCAGCTCATCGGTGAGCAGGTCCATTCCCTGTTCCAATCCAAGTCACAGCTGGAGAAGGAGGTCAGCCAGCATCTCGGACAGGTGCGGACCTTCTTTCTGATTCAGGCGTTCGGAGGCAATCTGAGAAGACGCGAGCTGATGGAGGAGCTGGAGCAATACGGGTACGGCAAGCAAGTCGAGGAATGGAAGACGATGGCTGTCATTACGCTGAGCATCGACTTCTCCGAGGAGAACAGCTATGAGAAAAAGGATCTCAATCTGCTGTTATTCGCAGCGCATAATATGACTCAGGAGCTGGTCTCTGCGCAGCACAGGCTAACCCCTGTGATGATGGGTCATGCCCTGGCGGTCTTAATCGGCAGCCCCGATGAGGACACGGAAGCTTTTCACCGGATGCTCTATGCGCTTACGGAGAAGCTCCAGCAGGAGATTAACGGGGTCCTGAAGCTGCAGGTCAGCATTGGGCTGAGCCTGCCGTTTCATTCGTTTGACAAAATGTCCATTGCCTACCGGGAAAGCCTGGAGGCCCTGAAGCACCGGATTACCCTGGGCAAAGGCATCATTATCCAGTACGAGAATATCAATTCAGGCAAGCATTATCTCAATTTGAACTACCCGACCCACACGGAAAATGACCTGATGGATGCCATCAAGCTGGCTGACAGCGATAAGGCGAAGGAGCTGCTGCATAAGCTGTTCAAGTGTATTTTTGCGCTGGGACTGTCGCCGCAGGAATATCAGATTCCGCTGACCCGGCTGCTGAACAATACGCTCATTATGATGCAGGAATCAGGAATTACGCTGAACCAGATCTACCACGCGGGCGGTTCCCTGTTCGAGGAGCTGACCGATCTGCATATCGTGGCCGAGATTGAAGACTGGTTCTGGACCATCGTCATCCAGCCGGTCATCGTCATCTTCCATAGCAGGCAGAACGCCCAGTATCATAATATCTCCGAGAAGCTGATCGACATCGTCCAGCATGAGTATGACCAGGATCTGACGCTGGAGGAGTGTGCTTCCCGGCTGCATTATAACGCCAACTACATCAGCAGTGTGTTCCGCAAGGAAACGCAGTATTATTTCAGTGATTACCTGACTATGTACCGGTTCAAAATGGCCAAGAAGTGGCTGGAGGAGACCGATATGCCCGTGAAGGATATCGCCTCCCGCCTGAGATACAACAATTCACAGAATTTCATACGTTCCTTCCGCAAGCAGGAGGGGATGACCCCCGGCCAGTACCGTGACAGCTTCCACACGAAGCTTAGAGCGGTCCCGGACGATGAGTAGGCGCAGGCCCTTCAGACGGGGTCTTGGACCTCTTCAGCTTTCTTTTTCTGATAAACCATGTAAGAAGTACAGCCAGAATAAGCAAGATTCCGCCCGCAGTAATCGCAATATTCCTGATATCCGGTACATAGACCACCAGCTGAATCGGCTCGGAATCCGCAAGGGACACATGCCAGGTTAACGTGTTGCCGTCTTGCTCGGCCGCATTATTAGCCCCGTATAGATCATAGGGAATCGTTAATTTGAAATCGGCGGAGAAGCTGCCCATCAGCAGCCGCACCAGGGACTTAGGGACATTTAAGCTGCCAAGGCCGTCAATAATCTCATCCGTGTAGGCATTCAGCTTAGGCTGGGCCACCACATCGTATTTGGTATACAGCCACCTGTCCGTCTGTCCCACCTTGGCCTCAACAATATCGAAGCCGCTGCTGCTGTTCTTCAGCTCCTCCATCGAAGCATACGATTTATGAAATTGATATTCCGTTGATTTGCCGCTTGCTGTCTTCTTCAGCTCTATGCCTGCGGCCGCCAGCCGGGTGGTTAGGAGCTCCTCCACCTTGCCGCTGACCAGCTTCTCAGCCCGGGCATCCAGCAATAGACTGAAGGCCAGATCCAGGGAGCCGTCCTTCTTCACGGTTACATGGGCCGTGCCTTGCGCGCACCCTGTAAGCAGCAGGACAAGCATAAGCATCATCAGTATTGCCTTAATTCGAGTCCCGTTCAACCTGCGTTTCTTCAACCGCTGTCCCTCCATCCGCTGACTGTTACTACTAGCTTAACTCAACCTTGAAGAAGCAAATCTGCACTTATGGAGTCAAGCTTATCACATGCCGGGGAGGTACAGAAAGCCCCCAGCCTGCGGATATCCGTAAGCTGGAGGCTTCCATGCGCATAATCCTGTTATTTTTTCAAATGATAAGGAACGGTAGTGATAATGACATTGCGCCGGTACAGCAGATGTGCGCGGATCAGCAGACTGGACTGGTTATGCAGAATGTTATGCCAGCCCTTCTTCGGTATGAATTGAGGGACAATGACGGTCACCTGATAATTCGACTCGCTGGCCTTGCGCTGAACCGTATCTATGAACTTGGTCAATGGATGAATGATGCTGCGGTAAGGCGAATACAGCGTCACTAACCGCACCTCCGGGTGGAATTTCTTCCACTTCTCTTCGAAAATAGCGTCATCCTCCCGCTCGAACGGGATGTGGACGGCGATAATCTGCTGCGCACTCAGCGACTTGGCATACCGCAAGGAATTCTCCACCACATGGGTAATCCCTGCTACCGGCAGGATGATGATATTCCCTTCAATCGCAAGCGGCGGCTCCCCGCAGGTGGCTACCCGCAATTGGTCGGCGACCGATTCATAATGCTTGTAGATGCGGTAGAAGAACAGGATAATCAGCGGCAGGAAGACCAGGACCGGCCAGACCTGCGTGAATTTGGTCAGGAAGAACATCATCGTGACAATGAAGCTGATCAGCGCCCCGATTGCATTGATGATCAGCTTAGGCAGCCAGCCCTCCGGCTTGTGCCGGAGCCATTTGACGATCATGCCTGTCTGCGACAGGGTGAACGGGATGAAGACCCCGACTGCATACAGCGGAATGAGATGCTCCGTCCGCCCCTCAAAGGCAATGATCAGGATGATCGACAAGATGCCCAGGCTGAGAATGCCGTTCGAGTACCCCAGCCGGTCTCCGCGCACGGTGAACATCCGGGGAATGAATTTATCCTTCGCCAGATTCACAGCCAGCAGCGGAAATGCGGAATATCCGGTGTTCGCCGCCAGAACCAGAATTAAGGCTGTCGTGCCCTGCACGACATAATACATGAAGTTGCGGCCAAAGACATGCTCGGCAATATCGGACACCACCGTGACCTGTTCACGCGGAGCAATGCCGTAATAATACGCCAGGAAGACGATGCCTGAGAATAACAGCGCGAGCAGAATTCCCATCGCCGCTAAGGTTTTGGCTGCATTATTCGGTGCCGGTGCCTTGAAATTGGGGATCGCATTCGATATGGCCTCCACCCCAGTCAGCGCCGAGCTGCCTGAGGAGAACGCCCGCAGCAGCAGGAACAGGCTGATTCCGGCCACCGGTGTTCCCAGTGAGGTGTGAAGCTCCGCCGGTACTCTTCCGGTCAGCACATTGAACAGGCCCAGCCCGATCATAATGAACATCGCCAGGACGAACAGATAAACCGGATACGCCAGGAAAGAGGCAGACTCGGTGACCCCACGCAGATTCAGGGTCGTGATCAGCAGGACGAAGATGATGGCAATCAGCACATTATAAGGATGCAGACCCGGAAAAGCTGAAGTAATCGCATCCGTTCCCGCAGAGACACTGACCGCTACGGTTAGTATATAATCGACGAGCAAGGAGCCCCCCGCAATCAGACCCGGATATTTACCCAGATTCTCCTTGGATACGACATAAGCCCCGCCGCCTTGGGGATAGGCAAAGATGATCTGCCTATAGGAGAGTATCAGGGCCAGGAGCAGCACCAGCACCCCGCCTGCAATCGGAATGGAATACCAGAATGCGGCTGTACTCACCGTGATCAGCACCAGCAGAATCTGCTCCGGGCCATAGGCCACAGAGGATAAGGCATCCGAGGACAGAATGGCTAGGGCCTTGGTTTTGTTAAGCTTCTGTTCCCCCAGCTGATCGGACTTCAGCGGCCGTCCGATCAGGAACCTTTTTACCGAAGACATCATTATCACTCACCGACTTTTTTTGTAGTTATATTACCCCTGGTGCACGAATAAAATCTGGACCTATAATTGGATACAGACACTATTTTTGCTGCCGTTCGATACTACATTAATTCTTTTATCACCATCTGTATATATGCAGATATCCTAGACAAACCCCAAACCATGAATAACAAATGATATTCGCCGAAAGACACAGCAAAAGGGACCAAGCAGGCTTTCCGCTTCGTCCCGTTTGCTTATTTCAGCTTTTTTTGCTATATTCAGCCATTTTCAGGAGGTCTCAGAGCCAGTCCTGTGTAAGCAGCGTCCGCAGCAGCTCCACCTCCTCCCTGCCGATCCGGGCCGTGATTTCGTCCTCAATAGTATGCTTGATCTCCAGCATACTCCGGCAAGCCGCTGTCCCCTTCGCAGTGAGCACGATAGGCTTGTCCCGGCTGTTCCCTTCCTTAGCAGCGGTACCCACGTAACCTTCGGCCAGCAGATTGTTAATCGTCTTCTGCGTGCCCTGGCGGGAAATGCTGATCAGCCTGCTGATCTCCGAGATGGACAGAACGCCGTGCTGCTCCAGCATCGCCAGAATATGCGTCTCCGTCTTATTCAGCGGCTCGCCGCTCATCTGGTTTACCTTGTCCCGCAGCATCTTATGCTTCTCGCTAATCATATCGACCAGATTCAACCCGCTCATATACTCCTTCATTTACAAGACCTCCATTAGAGAAATGCAGTTCCGCCTTACCGGGAATCTCTGTTGCCTTAATTGTCAACCAAGTTGACAATAATGCCTCCCACTGCTACTATAAGTGAAGTTTGATAAACTTACATTTAAGGGAGTTCGGAAACATGGGCAGCAACAAAAAAGAAGCTTTAATTTTCACCAGTATGATGTGTTTTTGCATGGTCGTCTTTATGTCTTTCTATAATGTAATTATTTCTAACGGATTCAACAGCAGGCTGTTCACGGATGTGGCTGTGGGCTTGCTCCCGGCACTTGCCGTTGCCCTGTTCTGCGATATTGTGGTGGTTGGCAGAATTGCCAAGGGGCTGGCCTTCAAAATAGTGAAGCCTTCCGCCTCCCAGATCCGCAAAGTGCTGACGATCTCGTGCTTCATGGTCTGCGGCATGGTCATTCTCATGTCTCTATACGGCACACTAGCACACTTCGGATTCGGGGACAACTTCTTTCGTCATTACTTCTCCATTCTGGGGCTTAATTTCATCTGCGCCCTGCCGCTCCAGCTGCTGGTGGCCGGTCCGCTGACCCGGTTCCTGTTCAGCCGGATGTTTCCGGTTCCTACGGCAGCACCGGGCGTCTAAGGCTGGCGTGGACCGGTGCCGCGTTCCCGCCATACCAAAAAGGGTGTTCAGCCAGCCATGATCTCATGGCTGTGCGGAACACCCTTGTCCGGGATTCATTCTATTGATTATTTATTCCATGAAAGACAGGTCTCGCCGGACTGATCTCTGTGCAGGGTTAGAGTGTCTTCAGCAGCAGAGTAGATGAGTTCAGTATACTCAGTAGCTGTATGATGAATAATAAGACCGAATTCTTCCGCTTCAATCCGTGTCATGAAGTCACTTAAGAACAGAGGAATCAAGGTGCCGGAGCAGGTAGCGGTCTGCGGCTTCGACGATGCCTCGGAATCCCGGATCATCGAACCCCATCTGACAACGGTTCATATTTGGCCGATCTGGTAAAGGTCAGCGACGAGGAGCTGCAGCTGATTACAAGCGAAGCGGACCGTGATGCCGCCCTTGATATGCTGCATGAATGGGGTGCCGGAGCAGTAGCCGTTACTCTGGGCAGAGACGGCACCCTGATCTCCTCCCTGGACTCACGGTTGCTGATTCCGAGCATCACCGTGAAGTCCATCGATTCCACCGGTGCCGGCGATGCCTTCATCGGTGCGCTGCTCTGCCGGATCAGCCAACTGGCCCATCCGGCAGACTTCACCCGCAGCGCGGAGCTGCAGCAAGAATTCGTCACCTTCGCCAACCGGGTGGGGGCGATGGTCTGCACCAAGGTCGGGGCGATTGCCGCGCTGCCGACACTGGACGAGGTCCAGGAGTTTGCAGGGTAAGCTGCGGAGTTGCTGCTAAACCAATCTTTACCTGCTGTTTTCATCACAGACAGGGGAGCATGGCACGTAATATGATAAGCACATTATCATATGGTTGAAGGAGCAGCTTTTGCATGACGATGAAACAAGAATTCGATAATCTCATGGCGTTTGCCAAGGATTTAATCAATGAGAATCTCGGCTTTTATTATGATATCAATTATGGTTATTTCCAGCCCGAGACCCACCCGATTGTGGACTTCATCCGGCTCATCGGCAGACGTATTCAGAGCCAGCTCATGCTGATGCCCGCGCTCTACGGGGAGGTCGACCAGATGGAGCGGATGTTCTCGGACAACCTGTTCTTTGATGAATGGGCCGAGGTGACGCTGGATGGACGGAGCTTCCACTTCCTGATGCGGCAGATTGACAACAGCAGCAGAATCATCAACCTGGCACGTGACCTGGTCTTCCCCTCCCCCTGGATTCCCCGCAAGCTGCGCGACAGTCTGATCCGCATCGGTGAAGGTACCCTGAACGGAAGCTGGCGGCAGGATAAGGATCATCAGGTTACCCTCTGGCTCCCTCTTGGCATCTCCTTCGTGGAAGGCTCAGGGCATCATTCCATAACAGCGGGGATCGCCAAGGGCGAAGGGGAGCTCTACCCCACCTCAGTGTATGACATCAGCCTCATCTACGATCACGTGTATACCGACGGCAGGTATTACTACAGAACGCATGACCATTCGATTATCTCCGAGGTTCATTTCGTGGAATGCGCCGCCATCTTTGAGATCGGCCGGATCATGGCAGCGCAGAAGATTATTTTCTGAAGGACGACATCCGTTTCAGCAAGTGCAGCTCAAACAAATCACCCTGACGGGTGAACGATGTTAAATGCCTTATGCCGCTCTTAAGAGGCTCTTCACTATTCTCCCTCCGGCCGCTTTTAAGGAGCAGTAATGTTGCTCTTTTTGTAAGCGTGTTGATTTCCCAAAAAAAGGGACAAAAAAGGCCGCCATTTCGGGTAATGGTAAGTACGACCAAACCAAACCGAAATGAGGCGACCTCATGAATAATAATACCCCATTCTTAGCCGTATTCAAACAAGTATTAACTCCAGAAGAAGTTGAAATGGTGACCGGGCAAACCGAGGACTACGAGGATACCGGAACCAAAATGACCGTTGGTGTGTTGTTCGATTACTTTATCCAAGCCTGCTACCACCAATGGGATGGCTTTCGTCAAAGTGCCCGCGTGGGCTCGAACTTCGATTTGCCTAAGGTTCATTACTCCACTCTTTCGGGCAAAGCCGGTGAAGTTCCTTACGATATCTTCAAACGTTTGTTTCAACTGCTTGTCCAGAAATGTAACCGGCAAACCCGTCGGCACCTAAATCTGCCTAAAGATCTTCTACTGATTGACTCTACGACGGTTACGGCGGCAAACTCCCGCATGTCTTGGGCTCCGTATAAAAAATTCAGAGGAGGCATCAAGCTGCATGTCGCTCTTTCGCATGGACAGCATTCACCCATGAAGGTGGTCGAATCGATTGCCCGGCGCAATGACGCTCCATTTGGAGAAGTCTTGGCCCATAAGGACTACATTTTAGTTCAGGATCGGGCGTATGGAAAAATCGGTCGATTGGATCAATATGTGCAGCAAGGTCAGTCCTTTGTGGTTCGTCTGAAAGACAATCTCCATTTGGTGATGCCGCGAAAGCTTCAACGACCGGCGGAGGGAGACACCAAAATTGTACGCGATATCACCTGTTATATTGGTCAAGGCAAACACCAATCCGCCCACCGCCACCGCGTCGTTGAATTTGAAAATGACCGGGGTGAAGTGGTACGAATTGTGACCGATTTGAGAAAAGAGTCCGCTCATGTGATTGCTGAAATTTACAAAGCACGCTGGGAGATTGAAGTCTTTTTCCGCTGGGTGAAACAGCATCTGAATGTCCCTTGTCTATTTGGAACCACCGAAAATGCAGTATATAGCCAATTGTTTGTGGCCCTTACCGCGTATGTGCTTCTGAAATACATTTTTGATGAAATTCATCCGAAGGTACCGGTCTTCGCTGAGCTGACTCTTTGGGAATTTATGCAGCACTGGCGTATATTTAATCTTCCGCTGGAGTGGCAGGCTCAGTTTAATCTGCTCAGGCGTAAAGAACATTTAGGTGTTTTTGTCATCCCATAATATGGGTAATCAACACGCCTGCTCTTTTTGCAGGATTCCTCTATACCTTTTACGGGTTGAAGTACATTGTTGCATGATTTGCACAAATTTCGGTGTTTAGAGCAAGTTAGCGCTGAATTTGTTGCATTTCGTGCAGGATTTCAGCATTGACCGCTTCTTTGGGGCAGTATTGTTGCATTTTTGGCAGGATTCCTCTTAAAATGTTACTGCCTATGATGCATGGGGCCCTTCCCTCCGCGCAGCGGCACCCATTGTATTCAGTTTTTCTGTGAAAATACGTCTCTTGCGATAAACGCACGGCCTACGTGGCGCTCCCGGTCCCATTGTGTTCGGTTTTAAGCATACCCTCAGCCTTCAGTCACATTCAGCATCAAAGTCATTCTACGAATCATTCAAAGAACTCTTATCCACAAATTTACACACCCTTTTCCACAGCAGAAGGAAGCTATAGTTTCCTATACAAGCACAAAAGCCGCGAACCCGCCCAAATCGGACGGTTCACGGCTTATTCAAGTAGTAGCTCTCTGTACGAGCTGGAATTCAAGCTGCTGCTGCCTGGCTTCTGTTCCCCCCAGCTTGCCGAGAATCAGATAGAGCGCATTCTGGGCCTGTGCGGCAATCGGATTATCAATCGAGGTGATTCCCAGCGTATGGGCCAGCTCCGTATTGTCGAATCCAACAATCGCCAGCTCCTCCGGCACCTTCACCTTAAGCCTGCGGGCCTCGCTCAGTATCCCTGCCGCTACCATATCATTGGCGCAGAGGATGGCATTCGGAGGCCCGCCAGGAATCAGCAGCAGCCTGCGGATCAGCTCCTCACCCTGCCGGATGGAGTGGATGCCCGTCTGTGACCAGTCCGGGTTAACCGTCAGAGCGTGTGTGCGGGCTGCATCCTGATACGCCTGTATCCGCCCGGAGGTATTCATACTGGTCGGCCTGCCCCAGGCATTGGCAATCCGCGTATACCCCCGTCCGATCACATGCTCAAGCCCCAGCATGTACCCGTCATATTGATTCATGGCGACACTCTGAATCTCCGGAAGCTCCATCCGCTGCCAGGACACAATTGGCCCGTATTTGCAATAGGAGCCAAGGAGCGCCTGATCGTTGACGCAGGTGCTGATCACCAGCGCATCGACTCTTTTGCGCCGCATATCCTCGAAGGCTTGCAGCTCTTTGGCCGGATCGCCCCCTGAGGTATAGATGATCGTCTGATATCCGTGCCGGCTCGCAGTCTCCACGAAGCTGTTCAGAAAAGGCAGCATCACCTCGTTGATCCCCTCCGTCACCATCCCGATCTGCATCGTCTGTCCTCT is part of the Paenibacillus sp. FSL M7-0420 genome and harbors:
- a CDS encoding APC family permease; this translates as MMSSVKRFLIGRPLKSDQLGEQKLNKTKALAILSSDALSSVAYGPEQILLVLITVSTAAFWYSIPIAGGVLVLLLALILSYRQIIFAYPQGGGAYVVSKENLGKYPGLIAGGSLLVDYILTVAVSVSAGTDAITSAFPGLHPYNVLIAIIFVLLITTLNLRGVTESASFLAYPVYLFVLAMFIMIGLGLFNVLTGRVPAELHTSLGTPVAGISLFLLLRAFSSGSSALTGVEAISNAIPNFKAPAPNNAAKTLAAMGILLALLFSGIVFLAYYYGIAPREQVTVVSDIAEHVFGRNFMYYVVQGTTALILVLAANTGYSAFPLLAVNLAKDKFIPRMFTVRGDRLGYSNGILSLGILSIILIIAFEGRTEHLIPLYAVGVFIPFTLSQTGMIVKWLRHKPEGWLPKLIINAIGALISFIVTMMFFLTKFTQVWPVLVFLPLIILFFYRIYKHYESVADQLRVATCGEPPLAIEGNIIILPVAGITHVVENSLRYAKSLSAQQIIAVHIPFEREDDAIFEEKWKKFHPEVRLVTLYSPYRSIIHPLTKFIDTVQRKASESNYQVTVIVPQFIPKKGWHNILHNQSSLLIRAHLLYRRNVIITTVPYHLKK
- a CDS encoding GH32 C-terminal domain-containing protein is translated as MTRIEAEEFGLIIHHTATEYTELIYSAAEDTLTLHRDQSGETCLSWNK
- a CDS encoding MarR family winged helix-turn-helix transcriptional regulator encodes the protein MKEYMSGLNLVDMISEKHKMLRDKVNQMSGEPLNKTETHILAMLEQHGVLSISEISRLISISRQGTQKTINNLLAEGYVGTAAKEGNSRDKPIVLTAKGTAACRSMLEIKHTIEDEITARIGREEVELLRTLLTQDWL
- a CDS encoding carbohydrate kinase family protein, which gives rise to MVKVSDEELQLITSEADRDAALDMLHEWGAGAVAVTLGRDGTLISSLDSRLLIPSITVKSIDSTGAGDAFIGALLCRISQLAHPADFTRSAELQQEFVTFANRVGAMVCTKVGAIAALPTLDEVQEFAG
- a CDS encoding IS4 family transposase produces the protein MNNNTPFLAVFKQVLTPEEVEMVTGQTEDYEDTGTKMTVGVLFDYFIQACYHQWDGFRQSARVGSNFDLPKVHYSTLSGKAGEVPYDIFKRLFQLLVQKCNRQTRRHLNLPKDLLLIDSTTVTAANSRMSWAPYKKFRGGIKLHVALSHGQHSPMKVVESIARRNDAPFGEVLAHKDYILVQDRAYGKIGRLDQYVQQGQSFVVRLKDNLHLVMPRKLQRPAEGDTKIVRDITCYIGQGKHQSAHRHRVVEFENDRGEVVRIVTDLRKESAHVIAEIYKARWEIEVFFRWVKQHLNVPCLFGTTENAVYSQLFVALTAYVLLKYIFDEIHPKVPVFAELTLWEFMQHWRIFNLPLEWQAQFNLLRRKEHLGVFVIP
- a CDS encoding DUF2798 domain-containing protein is translated as MGSNKKEALIFTSMMCFCMVVFMSFYNVIISNGFNSRLFTDVAVGLLPALAVALFCDIVVVGRIAKGLAFKIVKPSASQIRKVLTISCFMVCGMVILMSLYGTLAHFGFGDNFFRHYFSILGLNFICALPLQLLVAGPLTRFLFSRMFPVPTAAPGV
- a CDS encoding DUF6710 family protein, with amino-acid sequence MTMKQEFDNLMAFAKDLINENLGFYYDINYGYFQPETHPIVDFIRLIGRRIQSQLMLMPALYGEVDQMERMFSDNLFFDEWAEVTLDGRSFHFLMRQIDNSSRIINLARDLVFPSPWIPRKLRDSLIRIGEGTLNGSWRQDKDHQVTLWLPLGISFVEGSGHHSITAGIAKGEGELYPTSVYDISLIYDHVYTDGRYYYRTHDHSIISEVHFVECAAIFEIGRIMAAQKIIF